One Erinaceus europaeus chromosome 5, mEriEur2.1, whole genome shotgun sequence genomic window carries:
- the ABHD13 gene encoding protein ABHD13, with translation MEKAWLLWHFVGRWLTALASWSWALCRISLLPLIVTFHLYGGALLLLLIVVSIAGILYRFQDVLLYFPEQPPSSRLYVPMPTGIPHENIFVRTKDGVRLNLILIRYTGDSSPYPPTVIYFHGNAGNVGHRLPNALLMLVNLKVNLLLVDYRGYGKSEGEASEEGLYLDSEAVLDYVMTRPDLDKTKIFLFGRSLGGAVAVHLASENSHRISAIMVENTFLSIPHMASTLFSFFPMRYLPLWCYKNKFLSYRKISQCRMPSLFISGLSDQLIPPVMMKQLYELSPSRTKRLAIFPDGTHNDTWQCQGYFPALEQFIKEVVKSHSPEEMAKTSSSVTII, from the coding sequence ATGGAGAAGGCCTGGCTGCTGTGGCACTTTGTGGGAAGATGGCTCACGGCCCTGGCCTCGTGGTCCTGGGCACTGTGCCGCATCTCTCTCTTACCTCTGATAGTGACCTTCCACCTCTACGGGGGCGCCCTCTTGCTTCTGCTGATAGTCGTGTCCATCGCCGGCATCCTCTACCGGTTCCAGGACGTCTTGCTGTACTTCCCCGAGCAGCCGCCCTCCTCACGCCTGTACGTCCCCATGCCCACGGGGATCCCACACGAGAACATCTTCGTCAGGACCAAAGATGGGGTGCGCCTGAACCTCATCCTGATCAGGTACACGGGAGACagctccccctacccccccaccgtCATCTATTTCCACGGGAACGCGGGCAACGTGGGCCACAGGCTGCCCAACGCGCTGCTCATGCTGGTGAACCTCAAGGTGAACCTGCTGCTCGTGGACTACCGGGGCTACGGCAAGAGCGAGGGGGAGGCGAGTGAGGAGGGCCTCTACCTGGACTCGGAGGCTGTGCTGGACTACGTGATGACCAGGCCCGACCTCGACAAAACCAAGATCTTCCTCTTCGGCCGTTCCCTGGGAGGGGCCGTGGCCGTCCACCTGGCCTCCGAAAACTCGCACAGGATTTCAGCCATCATGGTGGAGAACACGTTCTTGAGCATCCCGCACATGGCCAGCACTTTATTCTCCTTCTTCCCCATGCGGTACCTCCCCTTATGGTGCTACAAGAATAAATTTCTGTCCTACAGAAAGATCTCCCAGTGCAGAATgccttctctcttcatctctggaCTGTCTGACCAACTAATCCCGCCTGTTATGATGAAGCAGCTCTATGAGCTGTCCCCGTCGCGGACTAAGAGATTAGCCATCTTCCCCGACGGGACTCATAACGACACATGGCAGTGCCAGGGCTACTTCCCTGCCCTCGAACAGTTCATCAAGGAGGTGGTCAAGAGCCACTCGCCCGAAGAAATGGCAAAGACTTCGTCCAGTGTAACAATCATATAG